GCTTGCGATACCCGCCAGGCGAGCCATTCGGCTGCTGCTGGCGAACAGGGCCAGGCGGCCGAAAGCCGCAAGCCCGCGCTGCAATTGGATCGCCCGGCGGATGTACCTGGCGTCGCGTTCACCCCGCGACTCTTCTACCTCGGCCCGGATGGCGTCCAATTCGGCCGCCAGGTTCTCGACGTCCTGGGGGGTCAGGTGGGCGTACGCCTTGATATCGGTGATTGCCATGGAAAACGACTTCCTCTCACACCTTGATGGTGCAGTTGCCGGATGCGGTCGAAATGCAGGTCTGGATGCGGTCGCCGGCGCCGTGCTCCTCGCCGGAGCGAATGTCACGGATATAGCCGTCTTCCAGTGGCAGCACGCAGGTTTGGCAGATGCCCATGCGGCATCCGAACGGCATCTGAATGCCCAGATTCTCACCGGCCTCGAGAATAGATGTCGCGCCGTCGATTTCGATTTCCTTGTCGGAGATCGCAAACTTGACGGTGCCGCCTTCGCCGCCTTTGTCGGTGGCGGCAATCGTGAACCGCTCCATGTGCAGCGCATCTTCGATGTCGTTGTCCTGCCATACCTTTTCGACGGCATCGAGCATGGCCGCCGGCCCGCATGCCCACGCGGAACGATCACGCCAGTCGGAAACGAGGTTGTCTAATTCGTTGAAGTCGACCTTGCCGTCGGTCTCGGTGAGTTGCAGGAGGAGCCGGTAGCCACGCTCCTCTTTCTCGATTTCGCGCAATTCGTCGTAGAAGATCACGGCCTCCTTCGACGGCGCCGAGTGCAGATGCACGATGTCGGGGAACTGGCCGCGACCTCGCAGCGATCGCAACATGCCCATGATCGGCGTGATGCCGCTACCCGCGGTAATGAACAGCAGTTCGTCTGGCGGCGGGTTGGGTAGGGCAAAGTCGCCC
This genomic stretch from Mycobacterium paraterrae harbors:
- a CDS encoding ferredoxin reductase is translated as MTSTLNPLKSFKRWARSPAKDVESVSGSWVNLVRGLATRATTPLLPDDYLSLLNPLWSARELRGEIVAVKPETEDTATVVIRPGWGFSGDYRPGQYVGIGLRVDGKWHWRSYSLTSVPQRGENEITITVKATPEGFLSAHLVNGVEPGTIVRLQSAKGDFALPNPPPDELLFITAGSGITPIMGMLRSLRGRGQFPDIVHLHSAPSKEAVIFYDELREIEKEERGYRLLLQLTETDGKVDFNELDNLVSDWRDRSAWACGPAAMLDAVEKVWQDNDIEDALHMERFTIAATDKGGEGGTVKFAISDKEIEIDGATSILEAGENLGIQMPFGCRMGICQTCVLPLEDGYIRDIRSGEEHGAGDRIQTCISTASGNCTIKV